From one Pecten maximus chromosome 8, xPecMax1.1, whole genome shotgun sequence genomic stretch:
- the LOC117332359 gene encoding vegetative cell wall protein gp1-like produces the protein MSRPVLNKLTQAAPHKPPHPSPHKLPYTSLPTLPHTSIPTQASPPFPTQASLHKPPHPSPHKLPYTSLPILPHTSFPTQASPSFPTQASLHKPPHPSLHKPPHPSLHKHPHPSPHKLPYTSFPTQASPSFPTQASPHKPPHPSLHKLPYTSLPILPHTSFPTQASPSFPTQASLHKHPHPSPHKLPYTSLPILPHTSFPTQASPSFPKQASPSFPTQASLHKPPHPSLHKLPYTSLPILPYTSFPTQASPSFPTQASLHKPPHPSPHKLPYTSLPILPHTSFPTQALPSFPTQASPSFPTQALPSFPTQALPSFPTHVACH, from the coding sequence aTGTCCAGGCCTGTCCTAAACAAGCTGACCCAGGCTGCTCCACACAAGCCTCCCCATCCTTCACCACACAAACTTCCCTACACAAGCCTCCCCACCCTTCCCCACACAAGCATCCCTACACAAGCATCCCCACCCTTCCCCACACAAGCTTCCCTACACAAGCCTCCCCATCCTTCCCCACACAAGCTTCCCTACACAAGCCTCCCCATCCTTCCCCACACAAGCTTCCCTACACAAGCCTCCCCATCCTTCCCCACACAAGCTTCCCTACACAAGCCTCCCCATCCTTCCCTACACAAGCCTCCCCATCCTTCCCTACACAAGCATCCCCACCCTTCCCCACACAAGCTTCCCTACACAAGCTTCCCCACACAAGCCTCCCCATCCTTCCCTACACAAGCTTCCCCACACAAGCCTCCCCATCCTTCCCTACACAAGCTTCCCTACACAAGCCTCCCCATCCTTCCCCACACAAGCTTCCCTACACAAGCCTCCCCATCCTTCCCCACACAAGCTTCCCTACACAAGCATCCCCACCCTTCCCCACACAAGCTTCCCTACACAAGCCTCCCCATCCTTCCCCACACAAGCTTCCCTACACAAGCCTCCCCATCCTTCCCTAAACAAGCCTCCCCATCCTTCCCTACACAAGCTTCCCTACACAAGCCTCCCCATCCTTCCCTACACAAGCTTCCCTACACAAGCCTCCCCATCCTTCCCTACACAAGCTTCCCCACACAAGCCTCCCCATCCTTCCCTACACAAGCTTCCCTACACAAGCCTCCCCATCCTTCCCCACACAAGCTTCCCTACACAAGCCTCCCCATCCTTCCCCACACAAGCTTCCCTACACAAGCTCTTCCATCCTTCCCCACACAAGCCTCCCCATCCTTCCCTACACAAGCTCTTCCATCCTTCCCTACACAAGCTCTTCCATCCTTCCCCACACATGTTGCCTGTCACTGA
- the LOC117332360 gene encoding uncharacterized protein LOC117332360 has translation MNEVDTIGEANEVDTIGEANEVDTIGEDNGVDTIGEANEVDNIGEANEVDTIGEANEVDTIGEDNEVDTIGEANGVDTIGEANEVDTIGEANEVDTIGEDNEVDTIGEDNEVDTIGEDNEVDTIGEANENFCKEAFSHSYYNTI, from the coding sequence ATGAATGAGGTTGATACCATAGGCGAGGCTAACGAGGTTGATACCATAGGAGAGGCTAACGAAGTTGATACCATAGGAGAGGATAACGGGGTTGATACCATAGGAGAGGCTAACGAAGTTGATAACATAGGAGAGGCTAACGAGGTTGATACCATAGGAGAGGCTAACGAGGTTGATACCATAGGAGAGGATAACGAGGTTGATACCATAGGAGAGGCTAACGGGGTTGATACCATAGGCGAAGCTAACGAGGTTGATACCATAGGAGAGGCTAACGAGGTTGATACCATAGGAGAGGATAACGAGGTTGATACCATAGGAGAGGATAACGAGGTTGATACCATAGGAGAGGATAACGAGGTTGATACCATAGGAGAGGCTAACGAGAATTTTTGTAAAGAagcattttcccactcctattACAATACCATATGA